A stretch of Pseudoprevotella muciniphila DNA encodes these proteins:
- a CDS encoding ABC transporter permease — MSFSFFLARRFFQGNKDGKRKASTPAIHVATAGVAIGLAVMIVSIFVVKGFQHEVKEKITGFGTHIELLNDARVGYSNTMPPQPAAILPPESYPIVTDSSVISEMKNIPGVSHVQRTSMKMGIIKTEDHFKSIEIKGIGEEYDTKFLKSALTEGKIPQFSSKSASGKVLVSNQMKRELGLKLGDKIYVYFFEDIVKVRLLEICGIYQTNLKQFDDVFIISDLYTVNELNNWSADKSSELEITVSDFNRLDRHLEDVSARFDGRRDTSDAVYCVMSIKKNPNTANTFQWLNLLDFNVWVILIIMVMVAVFTMTSGLLILILERIPTIGLLKSMGATTASIGRVFLNFAALIIIRGMIIGNVLGLGLAWLQKQFGIVSLDPQSYYVDKVPVLFNWWWFIGLNLGTLVITLIVLIIPSLAISRIQPAKSIRFD, encoded by the coding sequence ATGTCTTTCTCTTTTTTTCTTGCACGTCGTTTCTTTCAAGGCAACAAAGACGGAAAACGCAAAGCCTCCACACCAGCCATACATGTGGCAACAGCAGGTGTGGCAATAGGCTTGGCAGTGATGATTGTGTCCATCTTTGTGGTCAAAGGATTTCAGCACGAAGTGAAAGAGAAAATCACAGGATTCGGCACTCACATCGAACTGCTGAATGATGCCCGAGTGGGCTACAGCAACACAATGCCACCTCAGCCCGCTGCAATACTGCCGCCAGAGTCGTACCCCATCGTGACAGACTCTTCGGTAATCTCGGAAATGAAGAACATACCCGGTGTCAGTCATGTTCAGCGCACTTCAATGAAGATGGGCATCATTAAAACCGAAGATCACTTCAAGAGCATCGAGATAAAAGGCATAGGCGAGGAATACGACACAAAGTTTCTTAAATCGGCACTGACAGAAGGCAAAATACCTCAGTTTTCTTCAAAAAGTGCTTCAGGGAAGGTGCTCGTTTCCAACCAGATGAAACGCGAGTTGGGCCTTAAGTTGGGAGACAAAATCTACGTTTATTTCTTCGAAGACATAGTAAAAGTACGACTTCTCGAAATCTGCGGTATTTACCAGACCAACCTCAAACAGTTTGACGATGTGTTCATCATATCCGATCTCTACACGGTGAACGAATTGAACAACTGGTCGGCAGACAAGAGCAGTGAATTGGAAATCACAGTATCGGACTTCAACCGGCTTGACCGACATCTGGAAGACGTTTCGGCACGCTTCGACGGTCGGCGCGACACGTCGGATGCCGTTTATTGCGTCATGTCCATCAAGAAGAATCCCAACACAGCCAACACCTTCCAATGGCTCAATCTTCTCGATTTCAACGTATGGGTCATCTTGATTATCATGGTGATGGTGGCTGTATTTACGATGACAAGCGGCTTGCTGATACTGATACTGGAACGCATCCCGACGATTGGCCTTCTGAAATCCATGGGTGCCACAACCGCCTCAATAGGACGCGTATTTCTGAATTTTGCAGCCCTCATCATTATCCGCGGAATGATCATCGGCAATGTATTGGGGCTTGGACTGGCATGGTTGCAGAAACAATTCGGCATTGTCAGCCTCGACCCACAATCCTATTACGTGGATAAGGTGCCTGTTCTTTTCAACTGGTGGTGGTTCATTGGTCTGAACCTGGGGACACTCGTTATTACCCTCATTGTCCTTATCATTCCCAGCCTTGCCATTTCACGCATACAGCCTGCTAAAAGCATACGATTCGATTAA
- a CDS encoding tape measure protein, with amino-acid sequence MRPVEIEFLMKGNLKDGLKEAQDQTRGLESSLTSLRNTIGGVFAVSQVGDFVRKIMDVRGEVESLQISFETLAGTTKGRALFGDIKSFAVNTPMMMQDLAKGAQTLLGFNIEAEKVMPILRQIGDISMGDAQKFNSLTLAFAQMSSTGKLMGQDLLQMINAGFNPLTVIAEKTGKSIGELKEEMSAGKITVEMVADAFETATSEGGKFHGMLEKQSKGLKGAMSNLEGAWEDALNEMGEKGQGVMVGVIDLTTSAIKNYDKLGTAILTVVAAYGEYKGSLMAIEAFQNMIARQKETIENNRVSELQSLVDDYKSSLDTGAIETETAATQANSAAKEGNASAIDAEVMAMEKELKARLAEAEANAASADSELELSNQMVDAAERNVAAKQDELDAALRSGDAKAAEKAQEELNTAVKEKNTAVEIRQAAAKNSATASTQKQTAAQRLNTFQTQVDTVQKKTNTEATGLWAAATELCTKAMNRLKAAFMSNPFGIALVAITSIIGLLSVFSSETDEASDSVDRFRKKVMDEQSQLDTYYNVLKHVEKGTKSYKTALDGMNAIAREYNMEQISVNDTLEEQEKKYEALTAAIKRHAAEKNLAEAAGKANEDAMNAEKEAMDDLMKAAASASHKVLENANVYNDALGTYEYQTTIVEKNSQHIREITSDTWNMISQDVMTNAQKISAAFAKGPEEGKKAVEEQVTSIESLLRSLGATDQEIEGFHDSLYEYVETSAKGFQGAYSKLERTEAQLKGLANATVDLKDTTNDAIDEMNYEELIRKQQEVQNKIDQLNADEVNIRTNTSQLEALKQLLIDINLLIPDKLTKGTEADLQRRIKEAKNDRDNAVIGSPDWKEANDRVGKLEQKQKEVQGLHAENIGKGKGVRRTSGGGSGRGRSGSGRSGRSRGSGSSGKPSGKSVIDKQRDQQRYQELVKEQELERQREAEDLAFETRQHEIDILEESNEKVLDQIQLDFDKRKAEIRRAYEDLKQEKIDDARKAFEANPANKEKLFDPKTVDTSYTDAEKKEREKADAANEQQRKRATEAVYASEAQAMRDFLKEYGSYQQQKLAITEDYAEKMKKAQTEGDRLKLEKERDLKLEQADAAAIKQSIDWGSLFGDFGTMFKEQLEPTLEKLRAITRSEGFNQSTVEEQELLYALIEKLDTSATVWDSDIFKRVSDDMESYQRSMQGLISAQEEEQRVYADTSNALRVARESLIDAQTRGDKAAMAMWQSEVEKLTERQRKASEQVQACSRAVNEATVKLKASADRAKHMFEGLESAISGLTSGSLKGIGQSLMEFDKLFGGSAITKKVGNALAQGLQDLLGKDKSVIKALTQGLRNLLGKDRSVSKIMTQSLWELPGKYNIVSKALTKALGDSGMTGEILSAVLGIFDAIAENGISGIITSVQDTIIGAVEKLLDDLLSGDIITKPIGNLMEHLNHILDTVTFGGFSSLTDRLGDGDSDKHLEEDLERLSQSNEDLKQAIDNLADELSDAKMSNVEGLYEQQKKNIQEMEKNVQESMARSGAAYTNGHWYKAWTDGHHSSNKKIDEGMKSAEWDAISKLLGKNVRSAGDFWALSSKEMYEVATKLTSEYTHLKDLASDGYKDASEFMDDYITYWKELEEIENAYREKMTGLSFDSARSSFNSLVKDMKNGTKEMLSSVDDMFEDAILNWLMSERYSDRLQGWYERFSEYMKDGLEKWEADELRTWYGNIFDDMNRERDAAYTAARIDPDEAGVTQSGKAGAFETMTQDQGTKLEGLFTSGQRHWASMDELLGQIADRWGGLTDRLGELVENTNYCRKLEGIADDIRSMRRDGIKMR; translated from the coding sequence ATGAGACCTGTAGAGATAGAATTCCTGATGAAGGGTAACTTGAAGGACGGTCTGAAGGAGGCTCAGGACCAGACGCGTGGTCTTGAAAGTTCTCTGACGAGTCTTCGCAACACGATTGGCGGCGTTTTTGCCGTGAGTCAGGTTGGCGACTTCGTTCGCAAGATTATGGACGTTCGCGGTGAGGTGGAGTCCTTGCAGATTTCGTTCGAGACCCTTGCGGGCACGACTAAGGGCCGTGCTCTGTTCGGCGACATCAAGAGTTTTGCGGTGAACACGCCGATGATGATGCAGGACTTGGCGAAGGGAGCCCAGACTCTGCTGGGCTTCAACATTGAGGCTGAGAAGGTGATGCCCATCCTGAGACAGATAGGCGACATCTCAATGGGGGATGCTCAGAAGTTCAACTCTTTGACGCTTGCCTTTGCCCAGATGAGTAGCACGGGCAAACTGATGGGTCAGGACCTGCTTCAGATGATCAACGCTGGTTTCAACCCTTTGACCGTGATTGCCGAGAAGACCGGCAAGAGCATCGGTGAGCTGAAAGAAGAGATGTCTGCCGGCAAGATTACGGTAGAGATGGTAGCCGACGCCTTTGAGACTGCTACGTCTGAGGGCGGTAAGTTTCACGGCATGCTTGAGAAGCAGAGCAAGGGCTTGAAAGGGGCGATGAGCAATCTGGAAGGTGCATGGGAAGATGCGCTTAACGAGATGGGCGAGAAAGGCCAGGGCGTGATGGTCGGTGTTATAGACCTCACGACATCCGCCATCAAGAACTACGACAAGCTGGGCACTGCTATTCTGACCGTTGTTGCCGCCTACGGCGAGTACAAAGGTTCCCTGATGGCGATTGAAGCCTTTCAGAACATGATAGCGCGGCAGAAAGAGACTATAGAGAACAACCGTGTGAGCGAGCTTCAGAGCCTTGTGGATGATTACAAGTCGTCGCTTGACACGGGTGCGATTGAAACCGAGACCGCTGCCACCCAGGCTAACAGTGCGGCGAAGGAAGGGAATGCATCAGCCATCGATGCCGAAGTCATGGCGATGGAAAAAGAGCTGAAAGCGAGGCTGGCAGAGGCTGAAGCGAATGCTGCGTCAGCTGATTCGGAACTTGAACTTTCGAACCAGATGGTTGATGCTGCGGAGCGTAATGTAGCTGCTAAGCAAGATGAGCTGGATGCTGCGCTGCGTAGCGGTGATGCGAAGGCGGCGGAGAAAGCCCAGGAGGAACTGAACACGGCGGTGAAGGAGAAAAACACTGCCGTGGAGATACGTCAGGCGGCAGCGAAGAACTCTGCTACGGCTTCGACGCAGAAACAGACTGCGGCTCAGCGGCTTAACACTTTTCAGACTCAGGTGGATACGGTGCAGAAGAAAACCAACACGGAGGCCACCGGCTTGTGGGCTGCCGCGACTGAGCTATGCACCAAGGCGATGAACCGTCTGAAGGCTGCCTTTATGTCTAATCCGTTCGGCATTGCACTGGTTGCGATTACGTCCATTATCGGTTTATTGTCGGTGTTCTCCTCTGAGACAGACGAAGCGTCGGATTCCGTTGACCGTTTCCGCAAGAAGGTGATGGATGAGCAGTCTCAGCTTGACACGTACTACAACGTGCTGAAGCATGTGGAGAAAGGCACGAAGAGCTACAAGACAGCTCTTGACGGCATGAATGCGATAGCCCGCGAGTACAACATGGAGCAGATCAGCGTCAACGACACGCTTGAGGAGCAGGAAAAGAAATACGAGGCCCTTACGGCCGCCATCAAGCGGCATGCCGCCGAGAAGAATCTTGCGGAAGCCGCCGGCAAAGCCAATGAGGACGCGATGAACGCCGAGAAGGAGGCGATGGATGATTTGATGAAAGCGGCGGCGAGCGCTTCTCACAAGGTCCTTGAAAACGCCAATGTTTACAATGATGCTTTAGGCACTTACGAATACCAAACGACAATTGTAGAAAAAAACTCTCAACATATACGTGAGATAACCTCTGATACCTGGAACATGATTTCCCAGGATGTGATGACCAATGCCCAAAAAATATCAGCGGCGTTTGCCAAGGGGCCGGAAGAGGGTAAGAAAGCCGTAGAGGAGCAGGTAACTTCTATTGAGTCCCTTCTTCGTTCGCTGGGTGCGACGGACCAAGAGATAGAGGGTTTCCACGACAGTCTATACGAATACGTGGAGACCTCTGCCAAGGGGTTTCAAGGTGCCTATTCCAAACTGGAACGGACAGAGGCTCAGCTGAAGGGCCTTGCCAATGCGACGGTAGATCTGAAAGACACCACGAACGACGCCATCGACGAGATGAACTACGAGGAGCTTATTCGTAAGCAGCAGGAGGTTCAGAACAAGATAGATCAGCTGAATGCTGACGAGGTGAACATCCGAACTAACACATCGCAGCTTGAAGCTCTGAAGCAGTTGCTGATAGATATTAACTTACTCATCCCCGACAAGCTGACCAAAGGAACTGAAGCCGATTTGCAAAGACGCATTAAAGAAGCTAAGAACGACCGCGATAATGCAGTTATCGGTTCTCCTGATTGGAAAGAAGCCAACGACCGCGTCGGAAAGCTGGAACAAAAACAAAAAGAAGTGCAAGGCCTACATGCCGAGAATATCGGCAAGGGCAAAGGCGTCCGACGTACATCCGGCGGCGGTTCCGGCAGAGGTCGTTCAGGGAGTGGTCGTTCCGGACGTTCCAGAGGTTCCGGGAGTTCCGGCAAGCCGAGCGGTAAATCCGTTATTGACAAACAACGCGACCAGCAGCGTTACCAGGAATTGGTGAAAGAGCAGGAACTGGAACGTCAGCGCGAGGCAGAGGACCTGGCTTTTGAGACCCGCCAGCATGAGATAGACATTCTGGAAGAAAGCAACGAGAAAGTGCTCGACCAGATACAACTTGACTTCGACAAAAGGAAGGCTGAGATAAGACGCGCCTACGAAGACCTGAAGCAGGAAAAGATTGACGATGCAAGAAAGGCCTTCGAAGCGAATCCTGCCAACAAGGAAAAGTTGTTTGACCCGAAAACGGTTGACACCTCCTATACAGACGCCGAGAAAAAAGAAAGAGAGAAAGCCGATGCTGCGAACGAGCAACAGCGGAAGCGTGCCACCGAAGCCGTCTATGCCTCCGAGGCTCAGGCGATGCGTGATTTTCTGAAAGAGTACGGCAGTTATCAGCAACAGAAGTTGGCTATAACGGAGGACTATGCCGAGAAGATGAAGAAAGCGCAGACCGAGGGTGATCGTCTGAAACTGGAGAAGGAGCGTGACCTTAAGTTGGAGCAGGCGGATGCCGCTGCCATCAAGCAGAGCATTGACTGGGGCAGTCTGTTCGGCGACTTCGGCACCATGTTCAAGGAGCAGTTAGAGCCTACTTTGGAAAAACTCCGTGCTATTACGCGGAGCGAGGGTTTCAATCAGAGCACTGTTGAAGAGCAGGAACTGTTGTACGCACTGATCGAGAAGCTTGATACGAGTGCCACGGTGTGGGACAGCGACATTTTCAAGCGCGTGAGTGACGACATGGAGTCGTACCAGCGCTCGATGCAGGGGCTGATATCGGCTCAGGAGGAAGAGCAGCGCGTGTATGCCGATACCTCAAATGCACTGCGCGTTGCGCGCGAGAGCCTGATTGATGCGCAGACCCGCGGCGACAAGGCTGCCATGGCGATGTGGCAGTCGGAAGTGGAGAAGCTGACTGAGCGTCAGCGCAAGGCGAGCGAACAGGTACAGGCGTGCAGCCGCGCTGTGAACGAAGCGACGGTGAAGCTGAAGGCGAGTGCCGACCGCGCCAAACACATGTTCGAGGGTTTGGAGAGTGCCATCAGCGGCCTTACGAGCGGTTCGCTGAAGGGTATCGGTCAGAGCCTGATGGAGTTTGACAAACTCTTCGGCGGTAGTGCCATCACCAAGAAAGTTGGCAACGCTCTGGCGCAAGGTTTGCAGGATTTGCTTGGCAAGGACAAGAGTGTAATCAAAGCCCTGACGCAGGGTCTGCGGAACCTGCTTGGGAAGGACAGGAGCGTGAGCAAAATCATGACGCAAAGCCTGTGGGAACTGCCAGGCAAGTACAATATCGTGAGCAAAGCCCTGACGAAAGCCCTTGGCGATTCCGGCATGACGGGTGAGATACTGAGTGCCGTGCTCGGCATTTTCGACGCGATTGCAGAGAATGGCATCAGCGGCATCATCACCAGTGTCCAGGACACGATTATCGGTGCGGTGGAGAAACTTCTTGACGACTTGCTGAGCGGGGACATCATCACGAAGCCCATAGGCAACCTGATGGAGCACCTGAACCATATACTTGATACGGTGACTTTCGGCGGTTTCTCGAGTCTGACCGACCGTCTCGGCGACGGTGACAGCGACAAACATTTAGAAGAAGACCTGGAACGTCTCAGCCAGAGCAACGAGGACCTGAAACAAGCCATCGACAATCTCGCCGACGAATTGAGCGATGCGAAGATGAGCAACGTGGAAGGTCTCTACGAGCAGCAGAAGAAGAACATCCAGGAAATGGAAAAGAATGTGCAGGAGAGCATGGCGCGTAGCGGTGCTGCCTACACAAACGGCCACTGGTACAAGGCATGGACAGACGGTCATCACAGCTCCAACAAAAAAATAGACGAAGGCATGAAGAGTGCCGAGTGGGATGCCATCAGCAAGTTGCTGGGCAAGAATGTTCGCAGTGCTGGTGACTTCTGGGCACTGTCGAGCAAGGAGATGTATGAGGTTGCCACGAAACTGACCAGCGAGTACACCCACCTGAAAGACCTTGCGAGCGACGGCTACAAGGATGCTTCGGAGTTCATGGACGACTACATTACCTACTGGAAAGAGCTGGAGGAGATAGAGAACGCCTATAGGGAGAAGATGACAGGTCTGTCGTTTGACAGTGCACGAAGCTCGTTCAACAGTCTGGTAAAGGACATGAAGAACGGTACGAAGGAGATGTTGTCGAGTGTTGACGACATGTTCGAGGACGCCATTCTGAACTGGCTGATGTCTGAGCGTTACAGCGACCGTTTGCAGGGCTGGTACGAGCGGTTTTCGGAGTACATGAAAGACGGTCTGGAGAAATGGGAGGCCGACGAATTGCGTACCTGGTATGGCAACATTTTCGACGACATGAACAGGGAGCGTGATGCCGCCTACACTGCTGCACGTATTGATCCTGATGAAGCCGGCGTGACTCAGAGTGGCAAGGCTGGTGCTTTCGAGACGATGACGCAGGACCAGGGTACCAAACTGGAAGGTTTGTTTACGAGCGGCCAGCGTCACTGGGCGAGCATGGACGAGCTGCTCGGTCAGATAGCGGACCGCTGGGGCGGTCTGACTGACCGTCTCGGCGAACTGGTAGAGAACACAAACTATTGCCGTAAGCTGGAGGGCATCGCCGATGACATCAGGTCGATGCGCCGGGACGGCATCAAAATGAGATAA
- a CDS encoding thymidylate synthase, with the protein MNKYYQILGKVLEKGKIQTNKKGNIRYLLNEQLSLTPADLLDIFESHGIARKKLKNELQLFMQGERNVERYRDVGINWWDYCGSVLVNSYPTYFEKLPPLIAKINREKRNSKNYVLFLGETGAESNQAPCLSLVQFQIDDGELVLSAYQRSSDANLGLPADIYHLYLMARQIDLPLKSITLNLGNVHIYENNQERTRQLLAGDENVRFDLNT; encoded by the coding sequence ATGAACAAATACTACCAGATACTGGGCAAGGTTCTGGAGAAAGGAAAAATCCAGACGAACAAAAAAGGGAATATCCGCTACCTGCTCAATGAACAGTTGTCACTGACCCCTGCAGACCTGCTCGACATATTCGAGAGCCACGGCATAGCCAGAAAGAAACTGAAGAATGAACTGCAACTGTTTATGCAGGGTGAGCGGAACGTGGAACGATACCGCGACGTGGGCATCAACTGGTGGGACTATTGCGGTTCTGTCCTGGTGAACAGTTACCCGACCTACTTTGAAAAACTGCCTCCCCTCATTGCGAAGATAAACCGCGAGAAGCGAAACAGCAAGAACTATGTGCTATTCCTCGGTGAGACTGGTGCAGAGAGTAACCAAGCCCCATGCCTGAGCCTCGTGCAGTTCCAGATAGACGACGGGGAACTGGTACTGTCAGCATACCAGCGAAGCAGCGACGCGAACCTTGGCTTGCCGGCTGACATTTACCATCTCTACCTCATGGCTCGGCAGATAGATTTGCCTCTGAAAAGCATAACGCTGAACCTTGGCAACGTACACATATACGAGAACAACCAGGAACGCACACGCCAACTGCTTGCCGGCGATGAGAACGTGCGATTTGACTTGAATACTTGA
- a CDS encoding DNA adenine methylase — MRKQYLSAPLPFQGQKRMFAKEYIKVLQQFPDGTTFVDLFGGSGLLSHIAKCQKPNSTVVYNDFDGFSKRLDALPVTNALLAELREIVDVPRHKPILGETKERVLSCVRKYERDYGYIDYITLSSSVMFSMKYATEFADLEKETLYNNIRTTDYPQCQDYLDGLTITSCDYRDVFEKYKDVPDVVFLVDPPYLSTDCKTYRMYWKLSDYLDVLTVLAGHRFIYFTSNKSSIVELCDWMGKHPELGNPFENCLRREFNAHMNYSASYTDIMLYTKAA, encoded by the coding sequence ATGAGAAAGCAATATCTATCGGCACCGCTTCCGTTCCAGGGACAGAAGCGGATGTTTGCCAAGGAGTACATCAAGGTTCTCCAGCAGTTCCCTGACGGTACGACGTTCGTGGACCTGTTCGGTGGCTCTGGCTTGCTGTCACACATAGCCAAGTGCCAGAAGCCGAACTCCACCGTAGTTTATAACGATTTTGACGGCTTCAGTAAGCGGCTGGATGCCTTGCCCGTGACCAATGCGCTGCTGGCAGAACTGAGAGAGATTGTGGACGTTCCTCGCCACAAGCCCATATTGGGAGAAACAAAGGAACGTGTGCTTTCATGCGTCCGCAAGTATGAGCGAGACTACGGCTATATTGACTATATCACGCTGTCCTCTTCGGTAATGTTTTCGATGAAGTATGCCACGGAGTTTGCAGACTTGGAGAAAGAGACTTTATATAATAATATAAGGACGACAGACTATCCCCAGTGTCAGGACTACCTCGACGGACTGACCATTACTTCCTGTGACTATAGGGATGTGTTTGAAAAATACAAGGACGTGCCAGATGTGGTGTTCCTCGTTGACCCTCCCTATCTGAGCACTGACTGCAAGACCTACAGGATGTACTGGAAACTGTCAGACTACCTCGACGTGCTGACTGTGCTTGCCGGACACCGCTTCATCTACTTTACCTCTAACAAGTCCTCTATCGTTGAACTGTGCGACTGGATGGGTAAGCATCCGGAACTGGGCAACCCGTTTGAGAACTGCCTGCGTCGGGAATTCAATGCCCACATGAATTACAGCGCGTCCTATACGGACATCATGCTATATACGAAAGCCGCTTGA
- a CDS encoding pyridoxal phosphate-dependent aminotransferase yields the protein MPKISERAIEMPSSPIRKLVPLANAAKERGIKVYHLNIGQPDLASPGKGLEALKNIDRRVLEYSPSQGFKSYREKLVKYYESYNIHLSADDIIITTGGSEAVLFAFLSCLNPGDEIIIPEPSYANYIAFAISAGAKIRSIATTIEEGFSLPKVEKFEELINERTRAIMICNPNNPTGYLYTRREMNQIRDLVKKYDLYLFSDEVYREFIYTGSPYISACHLEGIEDNVVLIDSVSKRYSECGIRIGALITKNTEIRKAVMKFCQARLSPPLIGQIVAEASMEEPEDYSREVYDEYVERRKCLIDGLNRIPGCYSPIPMGAFYTVAKLPVDDAEKFCAWCLTDFNYEGETLMMAPAAGFYTTPGAGKNQVRIAYVLKKSDLERALFVLKKALEAYPGRVMD from the coding sequence ATGCCAAAGATATCAGAGCGCGCGATAGAAATGCCTTCATCGCCCATACGCAAACTTGTTCCCCTTGCAAATGCAGCTAAAGAACGTGGTATAAAAGTATATCATCTCAACATTGGACAGCCCGACTTGGCGAGCCCGGGAAAGGGACTTGAAGCCTTAAAAAATATCGACCGCAGGGTGCTCGAATATAGCCCGAGTCAGGGTTTCAAAAGTTACAGGGAAAAGTTGGTAAAATATTACGAAAGTTACAACATTCACCTCAGCGCTGACGACATTATCATTACGACTGGCGGAAGCGAAGCAGTGTTGTTTGCATTTCTTTCTTGCCTAAATCCTGGTGATGAAATTATCATTCCCGAACCTTCATACGCCAATTACATAGCCTTCGCTATTTCTGCCGGCGCCAAGATACGCTCCATTGCCACTACGATAGAAGAAGGGTTTTCGCTACCCAAAGTGGAGAAATTTGAGGAACTAATCAATGAGCGCACACGTGCCATCATGATTTGCAACCCGAACAATCCTACAGGTTATCTTTACACACGGCGAGAAATGAACCAAATTCGGGACCTTGTAAAGAAATACGACCTTTATCTGTTCAGCGATGAAGTTTATCGTGAATTTATCTATACAGGTTCACCCTACATCTCTGCCTGCCATCTTGAAGGCATTGAGGACAACGTGGTGCTGATTGACTCTGTTTCTAAACGTTACAGCGAATGCGGCATACGCATCGGTGCATTGATTACGAAAAATACGGAAATACGTAAGGCTGTGATGAAATTCTGTCAGGCACGCCTCAGTCCACCACTGATTGGGCAAATAGTGGCAGAAGCATCCATGGAAGAACCGGAAGACTACAGCCGCGAAGTCTATGACGAATACGTGGAGCGCAGAAAATGCCTCATCGATGGCCTTAACCGCATACCTGGCTGCTATTCTCCCATTCCTATGGGGGCTTTCTATACCGTAGCCAAACTGCCTGTGGATGATGCAGAAAAATTCTGTGCATGGTGTCTGACAGACTTCAACTATGAAGGTGAGACGCTGATGATGGCACCGGCGGCAGGTTTCTATACCACCCCTGGCGCCGGCAAGAATCAAGTTCGCATTGCATACGTACTCAAAAAGAGCGACTTGGAGCGGGCATTGTTTGTGCTCAAGAAAGCACTCGAAGCATATCCCGGCCGCGTTATGGACTAA
- a CDS encoding dihydroorotate dehydrogenase electron transfer subunit — MKQILNLILVHISHPSDNHALMVLKSEEKLPEILPGQFVEVRVDNSPTTLLRRPISINYVDKVNNEIWLLVHAVGEGTKRLCSLKEGALVNCILPLGRGFTLPECGEKVLLIGGGVGTAPLLYLGELARSIGAYPKFLLGGKTSADVLQKEDFRRIGELYITTEDGSEGEKGFVTNHSVLSAGEFSRIYTCGPKPMMMAVARYAKEKAIFCEASLENMMACGLGACLCCVEKTSEGNLCVCTEGPVFNINKLMWD; from the coding sequence ATGAAACAAATTCTCAACCTAATTCTTGTCCACATTTCTCACCCTTCGGACAATCATGCCCTAATGGTGTTAAAATCTGAAGAAAAACTACCAGAGATATTGCCAGGACAATTTGTGGAAGTGCGAGTAGATAATTCACCAACCACACTTCTCCGCCGCCCCATTTCCATCAATTATGTAGATAAGGTGAATAATGAAATTTGGCTCCTCGTGCATGCCGTAGGAGAGGGCACAAAGCGGCTATGCAGCCTCAAAGAGGGTGCGTTAGTGAATTGCATTCTGCCTCTTGGCAGGGGCTTCACATTGCCCGAATGTGGAGAAAAAGTGCTGTTGATAGGTGGTGGTGTGGGCACAGCCCCTTTACTCTATCTCGGAGAATTGGCGCGCAGTATTGGTGCATACCCCAAATTCCTGCTTGGAGGAAAAACTTCAGCTGATGTGCTCCAAAAAGAGGATTTCAGGCGAATAGGAGAACTTTATATCACAACAGAAGATGGCTCTGAAGGCGAAAAAGGGTTCGTTACGAATCATTCAGTCTTATCAGCAGGCGAGTTTAGCCGAATATATACTTGCGGACCAAAACCGATGATGATGGCTGTGGCGAGATACGCTAAGGAAAAAGCCATCTTCTGTGAAGCATCGCTCGAAAACATGATGGCGTGCGGACTCGGCGCCTGCCTTTGCTGTGTAGAGAAAACCAGTGAAGGCAACCTCTGTGTATGCACCGAAGGACCAGTATTTAATATCAATAAACTTATGTGGGATTAA